A section of the Cryobacterium soli genome encodes:
- a CDS encoding ABC transporter permease, producing the protein MSASRLRRSTHQPSASTPSRLRPADLLALGSSGLRAKPARAILSALGIAIGVAAMVAVLGISASSQAGLNARLAALGTNLLTATVAPPTSGDPIPLPVNATDRLARLPGIEDTSAIADLPNVHVYRSSYSDPDRTGGLTVTAAELNLLDTVAGSVRAGSWLNRTTAVFPTTVLGATAAMRLGVTEPGTLVWLGGRNTTVVGILGPVPLAPELDVAALIGVPVATVEYAFTGNPTKLYQRVDDSAVEQVRPLIGPAVQPAAPAAVAVSRPSDALAAINAVDESFTGMLVGIGSIALLVGAIGVANTMVISVIERRREIGLRRALGATRRHIRLQFLTEALVLSALGGVAGAGIGYLVTWGVALASGWPPVVPPLVLIVGAASTLVVGAVAGLYPAIRAARTPPTAALNS; encoded by the coding sequence ATGAGCGCGTCACGCCTTCGCCGGTCCACCCACCAACCGTCTGCTTCCACCCCCTCCCGGCTGCGCCCGGCCGACCTGCTCGCCCTCGGCTCGTCAGGGCTGCGCGCCAAGCCGGCACGCGCCATCCTCTCGGCGTTGGGGATCGCCATCGGTGTCGCCGCCATGGTGGCCGTTCTCGGCATCTCCGCCTCCAGCCAGGCCGGCCTGAACGCCCGGCTCGCGGCCCTCGGCACCAACCTGTTGACCGCCACCGTCGCCCCTCCCACGTCGGGCGACCCGATCCCGCTGCCGGTGAACGCAACCGACCGCCTCGCCCGTCTGCCCGGGATCGAGGACACCTCCGCTATCGCCGATCTCCCGAACGTGCACGTGTACCGCAGCTCGTACAGCGATCCCGACCGCACCGGCGGGCTCACGGTCACCGCCGCAGAGCTGAATCTGCTCGACACCGTCGCCGGCAGCGTGCGGGCGGGGAGCTGGTTGAATCGCACCACCGCCGTGTTCCCCACCACAGTGCTGGGCGCCACCGCGGCCATGCGCCTCGGCGTCACCGAACCCGGCACTCTCGTGTGGCTCGGCGGGCGGAACACCACCGTCGTGGGCATCCTCGGCCCCGTTCCGCTCGCGCCCGAACTGGATGTCGCAGCCCTCATCGGTGTACCGGTCGCCACCGTCGAGTACGCGTTTACGGGCAACCCGACGAAGCTCTACCAACGGGTGGACGACTCCGCCGTCGAGCAGGTGCGCCCGCTCATCGGCCCCGCGGTGCAACCGGCCGCCCCTGCGGCCGTGGCGGTGTCACGCCCCTCGGATGCCCTGGCCGCCATCAACGCCGTCGATGAGAGCTTCACCGGCATGCTTGTCGGCATCGGGTCGATTGCCCTTCTCGTGGGCGCCATCGGTGTGGCCAACACCATGGTCATCTCGGTCATCGAACGACGACGTGAGATCGGCCTCCGGCGCGCCCTCGGCGCCACCCGCCGCCATATCAGGCTGCAGTTCCTCACCGAGGCCCTCGTGCTCTCCGCGCTGGGCGGGGTCGCCGGCGCCGGAATCGGGTACCTCGTGACCTGGGGTGTCGCCCTCGCGAGCGGCTGGCCACCGGTCGTGCCGCCGCTGGTACTGATCGTCGGTGCCGCATCCACTCTCGTGGTCGGTGCCGTCGCGGGGCTCTACCCGGCCATTCGCGCCGCCCGAACCCCGCCGACGGCCGCTCTGAACAGCTGA
- a CDS encoding ABC transporter ATP-binding protein: MTALIELTDVVRSYGSPPVTALAGVSLTIEEGEFVAIVGASGSGKSTLLNLIGTLDRPTAGSIRIGGLDTGTLSDAELSALRSSRIGFVFQQFHLRDGVTALENVADGLLYTGTPRGERRERARTALERVGLSHRLTHLPHQLSGGERQRVAIARAVIGDPPLLLADEPTGNLDSGSGESIVELLHSLHSMGTSIVVITHDVGLAARLPRRVAIRDGVVLSDSSSGALL, encoded by the coding sequence ATGACGGCGCTGATCGAGCTCACGGATGTGGTTCGCAGCTACGGGTCGCCGCCCGTCACGGCGCTCGCGGGCGTGAGCCTGACCATTGAGGAGGGTGAGTTCGTCGCCATTGTCGGGGCCAGCGGGTCGGGCAAGTCGACGCTTCTCAACCTCATCGGCACTCTTGACCGGCCCACCGCGGGCAGCATCCGCATCGGTGGCCTGGACACCGGTACTCTCTCCGACGCCGAGCTCTCCGCGCTGCGCTCAAGCCGCATCGGATTCGTCTTCCAGCAGTTCCATCTGCGCGACGGCGTCACCGCTCTGGAGAACGTCGCCGATGGCCTCCTCTATACCGGCACCCCTCGTGGCGAACGCCGCGAGCGCGCCCGCACCGCGCTCGAACGGGTGGGATTGAGCCACCGGCTCACCCATCTGCCGCACCAGCTGTCCGGCGGTGAACGACAACGCGTGGCGATCGCCCGAGCGGTGATCGGCGATCCGCCGCTCCTGCTGGCCGACGAGCCCACCGGCAACCTCGACTCCGGTTCCGGCGAGAGCATCGTGGAGCTCCTGCACTCCCTACACAGCATGGGCACCAGCATCGTCGTGATCACCCATGACGTGGGTCTCGCTGCCCGCCTGCCTCGTCGCGTGGCGATCCGCGATGGCGTCGTCCTCTCCGATTCCAGTTCTGGAGCCCTCCTATGA
- a CDS encoding peptidoglycan-binding protein produces the protein MNDISAENAAPVPNAPLTARRGKRRWGIATAGVALAALVSGFAVWAPGEEDQSPPPLAVSTAEVTAGSVASETKVAGTVQYASTVPITSGLAGVVTELPAPGTTLGTGSVAYRVDTRPVIMLSGTVPAWRDFSSDMTDGEDVRQLEQNLRALGVFSGEPDNRFTWDTTVALRAWQKSLGVERTGTLERSMILISDQELRVDTVESRVGAQVDAGSSLYRATSRQLVVEVSVKSSDRQVAAVGGAVTVALPTGVSADGIIESVAAPVNKPDADGSGSSSIVVPVRITVADQAAVADLALSGVTVSFAGAVRDDVLTVPVDALVPISDTEFAVEVPRKKPEAERTLIPVTVGAFASGLVEISGPKIVAGLSVVVPAR, from the coding sequence GTGAACGACATCTCCGCTGAGAACGCCGCTCCCGTGCCCAACGCACCGCTGACGGCTCGCCGCGGCAAGCGCCGCTGGGGAATCGCGACCGCCGGCGTCGCTCTCGCCGCCCTTGTCTCTGGATTCGCCGTCTGGGCTCCCGGCGAGGAGGACCAATCTCCACCGCCCCTCGCCGTGTCCACGGCCGAGGTCACCGCCGGCAGCGTGGCATCCGAGACCAAGGTCGCCGGCACTGTGCAGTACGCAAGCACCGTGCCGATCACCTCCGGCCTGGCCGGGGTGGTCACGGAACTGCCCGCCCCGGGTACGACTCTCGGCACCGGTTCGGTTGCCTACCGCGTGGATACCCGCCCGGTCATCATGCTGTCCGGAACCGTGCCGGCCTGGCGCGACTTCTCCTCGGACATGACCGACGGGGAGGACGTGCGCCAGCTGGAGCAGAACCTCCGCGCACTGGGTGTCTTCAGCGGCGAACCGGACAACCGTTTCACCTGGGACACCACCGTCGCCCTCCGCGCGTGGCAGAAGTCCCTCGGCGTGGAGCGCACCGGCACGCTCGAGAGGTCCATGATTCTGATCTCGGACCAGGAACTGCGCGTCGACACCGTCGAGAGCCGCGTCGGCGCCCAGGTGGACGCCGGCTCCTCGCTGTACCGGGCCACTAGCCGGCAACTGGTCGTTGAAGTCAGCGTCAAGTCATCCGACCGGCAGGTTGCCGCTGTCGGCGGCGCCGTCACCGTGGCCCTGCCGACCGGGGTGAGCGCCGACGGCATCATCGAGTCCGTCGCCGCGCCGGTGAACAAGCCGGATGCCGACGGCTCGGGCAGCAGCAGCATCGTCGTGCCCGTACGCATCACGGTGGCCGATCAGGCCGCGGTGGCCGACCTGGCCCTATCCGGTGTCACCGTGAGCTTTGCCGGCGCGGTGAGAGACGATGTGCTCACCGTCCCAGTGGATGCGCTCGTTCCGATCAGCGACACCGAGTTCGCCGTCGAGGTGCCCCGCAAGAAGCCCGAAGCCGAACGCACACTCATCCCCGTCACGGTGGGTGCGTTCGCATCGGGACTGGTGGAAATCTCCGGCCCGAAGATCGTCGCCGGGCTGTCCGTCGTGGTGCCCGCGCGATGA
- a CDS encoding GNAT family N-acetyltransferase: protein MNAEYEIRRFEPAAPGEPGYPAATAWDSAVSFGFHEERSTDERVQESIARSRVDGAVYTGAYQTGQPAPYSLGSEVPVATFGSQPSTLNIGFGRLLDAHLITGVTVRTSHRRRGLLRRMMTEDLTLAKGNGIAIAALTASEASIYGRFGFGVATAEQSITVDTSAKFQLNHTPVGTVEVADPTVLLELAPQVFARLHNEQPGSIGRQEFYRQLAAGASSREGGPDAKVKAALHSALDGTVDGYVSYRFGGWDKTPATMEIVDLVAATPAAYLELWQYLAAIDLVERITWNEAPVDNPLTWALTDPRCVAAANPRDLLWLRILDVRQALEARAFAADGTLVLRVGDGLGLTAGTFSVDVRDGAARVSASDTAADLELDIAALSSIYLGAVNPVSLAAAGRVHEHTEGAAFLAARLFAVERPAHCLTHF from the coding sequence ATGAACGCAGAGTACGAGATCCGTCGGTTTGAGCCGGCAGCACCCGGCGAGCCCGGATACCCCGCAGCGACAGCCTGGGATAGCGCGGTGTCGTTCGGGTTCCATGAGGAACGCAGCACCGACGAGCGCGTTCAGGAGTCCATCGCCAGGAGCCGTGTGGACGGCGCCGTCTACACGGGGGCCTACCAAACCGGGCAGCCGGCCCCGTATTCGCTGGGCAGCGAGGTGCCGGTGGCCACGTTCGGGTCCCAGCCGAGCACTCTCAACATCGGCTTCGGCAGACTGCTGGATGCGCATCTGATCACCGGCGTGACGGTGCGCACGTCGCACCGGCGTCGCGGGCTCCTCCGCCGCATGATGACCGAGGACCTCACCCTGGCCAAGGGCAACGGCATCGCGATCGCCGCACTCACCGCGTCGGAAGCCTCGATCTACGGTCGATTCGGCTTCGGCGTGGCCACCGCGGAGCAGAGCATCACGGTCGACACCTCCGCGAAGTTCCAGCTCAACCACACTCCGGTGGGAACCGTGGAGGTCGCCGACCCCACAGTGCTTCTCGAGCTGGCCCCGCAGGTCTTCGCCCGGCTGCACAACGAACAGCCGGGGTCCATCGGTCGGCAGGAGTTCTACCGTCAGCTGGCCGCCGGGGCGTCGAGCCGCGAGGGCGGCCCCGACGCCAAGGTCAAGGCGGCGCTGCACTCTGCGCTCGACGGCACAGTCGACGGCTACGTGTCCTACCGATTCGGCGGCTGGGACAAGACGCCCGCAACCATGGAGATCGTTGACCTGGTGGCTGCGACCCCGGCCGCCTACCTGGAGCTCTGGCAGTACCTGGCGGCCATCGACCTTGTGGAGCGCATCACCTGGAACGAGGCGCCGGTGGACAACCCGCTCACCTGGGCCCTGACCGACCCGCGCTGCGTCGCCGCGGCCAACCCTCGAGACCTGCTCTGGTTGCGCATCCTCGATGTGCGCCAGGCGTTGGAGGCGCGCGCCTTCGCCGCCGACGGCACGCTGGTGCTCCGGGTCGGCGACGGCCTGGGGCTCACCGCGGGCACGTTCTCGGTCGACGTGCGCGACGGAGCCGCGCGGGTGAGCGCATCCGATACTGCGGCCGACCTCGAGCTGGACATCGCCGCGCTCTCGTCCATCTACCTGGGTGCGGTGAACCCGGTCTCGCTGGCGGCGGCCGGCCGGGTGCATGAGCACACCGAGGGCGCGGCGTTCCTGGCCGCCAGGCTCTTCGCGGTGGAGCGCCCGGCGCACTGCCTGACGCACTTCTAG